TATACCCCTTATCTTTTTTTCATTGTATTGCTCCATAAGAGGCTTTATAACAGCATTTATCTCTTCTACTCCGTAAAACACCCTATTCCTCAATTTGGCTAATATCCAGCGCTGTATCCCCTGAACTGCCTGCTCCACTTTCGCTTTATCCTTTGGATGGTTAGGTCTAGCTGGAATTATTACTGTATTGTAATATCTTGCCATATCTAAATAGCTGGAATTCAATTCAAGGGTTTCTCGAGTATTCTTTATTACTGCTGATTTTAAATTATCAGGAATTATTTGTCTCGGAACTCCTCCAAAATATTCAAAAGCCAACGTATGAGACAATATAAACGAAGACTGCTTTTGATTAGGAGTCGCATGAACAAATACCGCACCCGAGGCTCCAAGTACTGCTACAAATATTTGAACTGCTTTCTCCTCTCCTGTACTTACATCAACCATATTCATCGTTAATCCTGAATAATCAACAAACATCGTCTCCCCAGCATAATATATCTGACGCATTGTAGGGGATAGTCTTTGAATATAATCTTGGCAATATTTCTTAAACTGAGTATAGTTGTAACCTTCCGGATGTCTTTCTTTGTATTCCTGCCATAATAGTAACCATGTGACACCTTTTTTGCGTATCTCTTCAGCTATGTATGCAAAATCAGGTAATGGACGGTTGTTTCTTGACTTTGCTTTACGCTCTGGGAATAGCTTATCTTCAAGCTCATTATCCAAAAGCTTTAGCCCTTCTTCTATCGATAATCCCGTTATTTGAAAACGTGTACAGTAATCTAATACCGTTGATTTGGGAACTCCTAAAGAACGGCTAATTGCCCGATACGATAACTTATTTTGAAATCTTAAACGTAAAACATCTTTTACCATAGCCATAGCTAACCTCTTCATTTTTACTCCCCCT
The Deferribacter autotrophicus genome window above contains:
- the istA gene encoding IS21 family transposase; this encodes MKRLAMAMVKDVLRLRFQNKLSYRAISRSLGVPKSTVLDYCTRFQITGLSIEEGLKLLDNELEDKLFPERKAKSRNNRPLPDFAYIAEEIRKKGVTWLLLWQEYKERHPEGYNYTQFKKYCQDYIQRLSPTMRQIYYAGETMFVDYSGLTMNMVDVSTGEEKAVQIFVAVLGASGAVFVHATPNQKQSSFILSHTLAFEYFGGVPRQIIPDNLKSAVIKNTRETLELNSSYLDMARYYNTVIIPARPNHPKDKAKVEQAVQGIQRWILAKLRNRVFYGVEEINAVIKPLMEQYNEKKIRGIGKSRFELLEELERQELLPLPKKRYQYREHLLRTVHLDYHVEVAGNYYSVPYQYIKSKVDVWYSNTTVEIFFKGKLIAVHPRLFIKGQASTLDEHMPPNHVLSKERWSPKRIFFWASKIGLNTTKLMKMIMESRNHPVNAYRTCIAILKLSDEYSAKELELSCQKAISIGAFTVKSVKTILKTKSYQQRPKKDITPLNKHENIRGKQYYKEEKEEK